A single genomic interval of Streptomyces sp. 1222.5 harbors:
- a CDS encoding helix-turn-helix domain-containing protein, giving the protein MTVRAENLPVTATPGDPSPPPGLVVTGRYDQGPGYGVNRPQGSLSWLFTFTTGGRGQIRQGTARARPRAGDLVVLAPGVGHRYTVAPDAGHWRFWWVHCQARPAWTSWLAPHARADGLYAVPVRPGHLCRRVEAAFGRMAADSRGPAAKPPHGPDPVVVAEGSLARELALCALEEVVLLAAAGARPAAGDVGADARVRHAEELIAADPGAPHTVRSLAGSVALSPSRFAHLFTLRTGRSPMRAVREARLRHAARLLEVTDLTVERVAAAAGFPSPFHFSRVFRARYGVPPGAYRARARP; this is encoded by the coding sequence ATGACCGTGCGTGCCGAGAACCTGCCCGTGACTGCCACGCCCGGCGACCCGTCGCCGCCGCCCGGCCTCGTGGTGACCGGCCGCTACGACCAGGGGCCGGGCTACGGCGTCAACCGGCCCCAGGGATCGTTGAGCTGGCTGTTCACCTTCACCACCGGCGGGCGTGGCCAGATCCGCCAGGGCACCGCCCGCGCCCGGCCCCGAGCCGGGGACCTGGTGGTCCTGGCCCCCGGTGTCGGACACCGCTACACCGTCGCGCCGGATGCCGGGCACTGGCGGTTCTGGTGGGTGCACTGCCAGGCCCGGCCGGCCTGGACGTCCTGGCTGGCGCCCCACGCCCGCGCCGACGGCCTGTACGCGGTCCCGGTCCGGCCCGGCCACCTGTGCCGGCGGGTCGAGGCCGCGTTCGGCCGGATGGCCGCCGACTCCCGGGGACCTGCCGCAAAGCCGCCGCACGGACCGGACCCCGTGGTCGTGGCGGAGGGCAGCCTGGCCCGGGAACTGGCGCTGTGCGCACTGGAGGAGGTCGTGCTGCTCGCCGCCGCCGGTGCCCGACCGGCCGCAGGCGATGTGGGTGCCGATGCCCGGGTGCGCCACGCCGAGGAGCTGATCGCCGCCGACCCCGGCGCCCCGCACACCGTGCGGTCGCTCGCCGGAAGCGTGGCGCTCTCCCCGTCCCGGTTCGCCCATCTGTTCACCCTGCGGACCGGCCGGTCCCCGATGCGGGCCGTGCGCGAGGCACGGCTGCGGCACGCGGCACGGCTGCTGGAGGTCACCGACCTGACGGTGGAACGGGTGGCCGCGGCCGCCGGATTCCCGAGCCCGTTCCACTTCAGCCGGGTCTTCCGGGCGCGCTACGGCGTGCCGCCCGGGGCCTACCGGGCGAGGGCGCGGCCGTAA